The Zea mays cultivar B73 chromosome 7, Zm-B73-REFERENCE-NAM-5.0, whole genome shotgun sequence DNA segment AAAcccaaagtaaccccaaaaatccTTATTAACTGGTTCCAACATCAAGGCATCCAGTGACATTTTCTCTGGCAGCTCCCTGTTGcacaaaaaagaaaaatttaatacTCCTAGACAACTCATAAAATACCATCTGAAAAGTAGTATGGTATTATACTATGCAAAGAAGCCTACCAAACATTGGGGTTGAATTTTTTTATCATCCATGGAACAAATTAGATCAAGACAAACGGACATATCATTGTGAACATCAACTTTCGAAGGAGTAAGATGCAAAGCATGTTGATATGAGAGTTTTGCACCATTTGCTGCTAACAAACACGTATTTCTCCACTCTTGAATTAGAATATTTGAACATCTGTGCATCCATGACCCTTTTGATTTTCCCCTCCACCTATGGAAAGCATCTCGCAAGTGCGAGCTGACACGAAGCAGGCAAGGTATATAGTAGAATATAATATTGTAACTCTTCACATTATAAGTAGATGACAAGGAGACTTAATGATGGAAAATCAAATACCTGAACATGTCCATGCAATTTCCAGATGCATGAAAGGTTTCCCGTCAAAGAAGTACAAATTCTAGAAGCTTCATATAAGAAAACAAAATATATGGTGATGCTATACAGCTATGGTCTATTCAATGATATTTAAAATGCTAGTATCAAATCAAATTACCTTCAACGGGCTAGCAGACCAACCAAAGGCCCTAGTAGTTACACAATTCCTTGCCCATGCAAGCAATGCAGAAGCAAGGCCAATGTATGCTAAATGATTACATGGAGCTCAGTCAGTTTTTACATTTCTTTTGGAAAGTTACTTTAATTTGTAAAACCTCTAGTGAAACTGTGACTTTGCAGACAACCAACGAAGGCATGGAGTATGTGATGTGAGTAAGGCACTGAAACGTTGATTGGTACCGCGGCCAAAAGGCACCTGCACCACATGCACGAATCTACCAATCAACCCAAGGCCCCAAGTACCCAAACGCTTGAAAACCTACAACCAATCCCAAAACCTCTAGCATCAGGTTAGATTCGAGTTGGCTTACTCGAGGTAGTTGTCGTTGAAGAGGTCCTCCCCCTCCAGGTCCTCGTCGGTGGCCACTGCAGCGGCGGGGTCCTCATCATCGGAGAATGCTATCGACATCTATTGTGGATCAAATTGTTTCTGTACAAAAATGTACTAATTATTAGCAGGGATCACCATCGTCCTAAAATATCTAATTGGACCGGGCCATAATTTTAATTGATAGCTTGGTCTGGTCAAGCATGGGAACACCAGATAATCCTAGGTCTGTCGACAAGGGCTTCAAATCAAATAAAAGAAAATAACAGGGATGTTGGCAGGTGACAATAAGACTGCAACATAATGATCCCGATGCACTATGTTCTGCAATGCATCACATTATTATCACCAAAATCATCCTAGAACTGTAGGGCAAAATATTTGTTCTAAAAAATTTGTGCCCGTTCAGAACATTAATATTTGTTCTACGAACATTAATATTTGTTCTCCCAAGAACTGTAGGGCATCAACACACCAAGGTGAAGAGATGCTACTCCATAACATCGAATAGGAGCCAGATGGCAGTGGCACCAGCAAGTATCGAGCATGAGATCTTGTTCATCCACAAGATAAGATCGACAGCTGCAATCGCATTTGCAAAGAAATAACCACACCAGTCCAAAAACCCCTAACAAATATTCCAGATCTGTTAAAAAATCCCTAATAAATAGAGCATGTTAGGGTTCAACGGTGAGCACGACTCACATGTAGGTCGGGGTCGGAGAAGAAATCTTTGGCTGGGGGACTGGTTACGGCAGCGTGATGGAATCCTAGGGCTCTCCATCAATCCTGTGCTCTCGGAAGACATCCATCACGGTGTAGCAACGCGGAAGGGAGCGGGGACTGCAGTGCACCGGCTCACCGACGCTTGGAGAGGAGGACGAGCGGCTGGGGCGCGCCGGCGTTGGGGAGCAAGCGGAAGGGGGGACGTCGGGAGGAAGTTGATGGCGCGCATTGGGGTGCGGTGGGGATGAGGGGGCGCCGGAGCCGTGCGGCGGGCAAGGTCTAGGGTGCGCGGGCAACGCACACAGTCAGTGCAGGCGTCGCGGATGGGGGCATGTGGGGCGAGGATAGCAGGGAAGGCAGGAAGGACCACCATCCTCGGTGATGGGAGAGCGATTTGGGGTGATGCCGAGGCCGCGCGTTGTCGACGGTGTCGGGGCTCACGCGCGTTGGCGATGATGGAAGGCGCCGCACGTTGTCGACGGTGTTGGGCCCTCCGCGCGCCGGCGATGGTGGAAGGCGCCGCGATCTAGGGAAGGCCAGGGATTACGGTGGAGGCAAACAAGGCAGTGATGGCGGGCCCCACGCGCGCTGGCGACGGTGGAAGGCGCCGCGATCTGGGGAAGGAGCACGTGGCGGGGGCGGGCCGCGAGATTAGCGGGGGCGGAGGGAGGGCGGAGCCACGGTGAAGTGGTGGACGCTGACACTCcgttcttaatagagtagtatagatgagAATGCGGTGTTCTACCAAAACCAAACTACAAAAATAAGCTGGATCTTATATTGCAACACATGTCCTACAAAAAATTTGAAAACAATGCATGCATAATCTGTTCAACTGAAGATAGCAAAAAATAATTTGTAAAATTGCACGCTACTAAACAAGCCTAAGCATAGTAAGAAGCTTCAACCACAaaatatgtatcttcggaatatgaCAAGAGAAATACCATAAGTAATAAATACGCCATATCTATTATTTCTACTTTCCCTCAAAGATGACCATGACCAAAAGGGTGGATGATATCAAATAAAAAAGAACATTACTAATTATATTCCATGCTAAATAATCTAGCCAAACAGCAAGATGCTATCGGAAGATCAGAAATTCACCCCTAACATCCTAAAAGTTGAATCTTTATGGTGTCCAGCATAAAAATTGCCAACCTTAACTTCGATTCATACACCATATACACCAAGATTATCCAGTAATCGGCTGCTAGCAGGTAGCCATCAGTTCACCGTACCTGTGAGCACTGCGAGAGCAGCTTTGCCCATGGCGCTACGGGTTGCTGTTGCTCCGGCTCCTTTCTCCTCTTTGAACTCTCGGCCGCGGCGGAAGAAGGCTTATCCGCTCCTTGATCTGCACAAAACCCCATGAACGCGATTCCAAACCAGCCCCCACATATAAACATTGAGCATTGTATAAATTACCAAATAAATTACTATTACAATGATGTTTATATCTTACTATTACATCAAAGAGTTCTCGGAAGAAGGCTTATCCGCTCCTTGATCTGCATCAAATACAACAGAACTCTTGTGTGTCACAACAACTCGGGCCTTTTGAAAGAGAGATGTGTACAGGCTACCAAGCGACGGATCAGAGATTGGAATGTTGCGTACCCTTTGGCGGATCTCGAGCAGCTACTGGTCGAGTAGCTCTTGCTGCCAGAAACAAAACAAAGTGTGTGCTCAGCGTTAGCACTAAGGGTGAGGGATCTCCCAAGACTGTTTTTTCGTCTTCTTTTTAGGATAAAGAACTACAAGAATCTACAAGGCTACTCCATCAATCAATATGTCAGCGCGCTAGTTATAGTCAGTGCATAGTTACCTTCCTGAGGCGAACTTTGTACAACGAGAACTCGATCTGCTGCTCAAGGTTGCTCAGATCCTGCACGGAGAACGAGGCCAGGTCCTCCGCCATGTACTGCGCCATGATCATCCTCAGCCTGTTCCTCTCATCATTCATCCTAGTCATCTCCTGGACGATTTTCTTCATGGGAAAGGAGGGGGCAATTATTAGGTGGTTATACATCACTGGAAAACAGAGATTGCAACATATTGGTTCAAGAGAATCAGCCGCACCTGCTGGATGTCCATCTCCTCAAAACGGGTGCTAGGGGCTTTCAGGTACCTGTCAAAGACGCTTGCTATTCTGCAACCAGAAGCAGCAGTGATATATAGCACGGTATAAAAACGTCGTAAAACCCCTCATGGGTGCTCAGCCATAAATAATAACTATTGAAACTATTAACCGCTGGCAATAAGAATATATGATACCGGTCTTATACCACACACATAATCATCATCTCTTCTTTTTTTACTGAAGGCTTCAAACTGTATATGGTAAGTTAAAAGGTTCCATGATGCATGCCAAGCTATAAGATTGTAGTTGGCAGGAATAATTGCAAATCAGTTCTGAAGCTCTCATGAATTTTTTGAACTCATTACTAAAGTCTAAAACCTTATAGCAGAATAAAGCTGGACCTTATATGTTACTGTACTAAACAAGCTtcagaaataaataaataaataaataaataaataaagaatgcTTCACGCACCTCCATGGAGGGCTGGAGTACTCGTACATCCTGCCACTGCCAGAGAATATGATGACTCCGATTTGCGCATCACAAAGAATGGCTACCTCGTTTGCCTTCTTGAACAACCCCATCCGCCTCTTGGAGAAGGTAACTTGGCGGTTTGTTGGATTCTCAATCTTCTTCAGCTCTACTTTTCCACGCCCCATTGGTACAGCTTGGTGCTTCTACTCTTCTCTTCTATTCAACCTACAAGAACATATGCTGCGAACATTGACAGTCATGATTCAGGACACCAAAGCACAACCATGATAAGAAACAAATAAATAGTTCATATGCGTGAGAGGAGGTAGAAGCAAATGACTTCAAATCACCAAGGCCATGAAATAAAATTAACAGACAGTTTCAGTCTTTCAGTTTCATGAAGATCAAATGAATTTAAGAGCTCGAGAAGACGAAAAGATTTGAAAAGCATGAGTAGATGAAAATATTTCATATGTATGAACAAGAGATGACAGCAAATGGCTAAGTCACGAGAGATGAAAGCAAATAGGTTCACATGCATGATACAATAGAAAGTTATCTATACAGGAACAAAATCATAAAAAAACATATGGTTGGAGATGGGCAGATGGAGAAAAGATAACGAGGAAAGAGATAGGAAACTTTACTTTCATTGATATCCCCATTAGAAGGAATATTATGATCTCTAAGAGTCATGACAACTGCACCACCTTCCAAAACCTTATCAAGGCCATGAAGAACCTTGACACCAGACAAGTGGTATGTTTCTCGCAAAACAAAAAACAAAGGCACTTGTAACCATTGCAATTCACGACATATTAAAACAAACAATTATATCACTATAGCTGTTAGCCATCTATTAACTAAAAAGATTTGTATATCAATACCTCCCACTTATGTatcttcctcctcctcatcatccctTGGAGGCGGACATGGTCGATGATGCCAGAGGTGTAGTTCGAGAGGCCCTCGAAATGGTAGAGCTAGCTGTACACGAGCAACTCCTAGGTGGTCTCATGGACGTGGGAGTCGACGACGAGGCTGTAGCGCAAATCATAGAACTCTCAGAACAACAAATAATACAAACTTCGTTATCATCAGACGCAACAAGAAAGACCAAAGCAACAGAGGGATGAAATACCCTTACTAACAACGACCTGATCACCATAAGCTCCTCACCTCCACAGTAATACACTGGTAGATAGAATATGTTGAGATTCATAAAGTCCTGAAGCACCGGCGTGATGGACTGCTCCAGCGGGATCGCCATGCTCATCCGCTGGCTTGTCGCAGCACCCTGCTGATTTAAATAGGACGATTAAGCGAACACCCAAATGTGCGTCGATGGTAGGTCTGCGTCGATTTGGGGCGAGGTTTTGGGCCCTCCTTACATCCTTATAAAAACACGTGTAAGTACAATATAGCAGAAATCATTTTATTCAGGGCAGAATATACCTCCGTTACGACGACGAGGGTTGGGAGGGGTCGTGGGGCACGACGGGGGCTGGGAGCACCCTTCCCTGCAAACGGAGATTCAAAATTGACACATACATTCAAAATTGAAGTGTCCTTGGTTCTAGACTATTCTCAATAACCATCCTAGTGTTCCCAAAAATGGGCATAAAGGAGTGCAATGTAGGTGAAGTACTTGCACAGTAGAAATATGTTCAACACTAATAGCAAACATCAAACTTAAGGATGAGATGAGCAGGATTTTTTTGTCCCTTCTTTAATTATCAAAGGAAGTAAGATGCTAGTCTAAAATAGATTGTTTCATAGGATTAAACCTATGGAAGCTTTTACTATGCTTTTAAATGACTCATATAAAATGATCAACTGAAGTCTAGAAAAAAACCACAACAGAAATATGCATCAATCATTTTAAAAGCACAACATTTATGTACTAAATTACCTTTCCAAGCCTCCCAAAAAGGATTTGATGAAGAAAAAATTGTAGTAATGTAAAGCTGGTATGAGATGGGTAGGAAAGGTGGCTGAAGCAGTAGCGAGAGAAATGGAAACACTGAAAATGAAAAAAAATACTTACTTGGAAGTACTTGGGAAGACCTTTGGAATTCCCTGCCCCTTGAAGTTGTTAAAATTCAGGTGCCTTAAATTTAGGTACCTGAGCACAAACATATTACTTTTCATACACCGTGTCTAAAAGTGACTACTTATCCTCTATTCATTGTTGCTACATATTCCAAAATCAATCCAGTGTCTTCTAAAAGTCACAAGTATTGATCAAGATAAGTCCAGGAACTATGGTTTAAAAGGTTACTACAACTAACCATAAAACTCAATATTAATCTAGGAAGTGTGTCTACATGCTGAGGTTTCTCATCATCATCTACTATAAGATGGTGAGATCAAATCAAATACACAAATATTAAGCTACCTGTAGACCATGACGGTGCACTTGGCCCCGACCCAGACGCCCTGGATCCTAGAGGGCACGAACCGGCAGTAGAACCCCTCGAGGTCCTCCTCTGACACGGAGACGCCGTCGAGGGTGAAGTCGCGGCACCCGCCGGATCGCCGCGCACGCGCACGACCGTCCCACCCCACGAGTACTCCAGCGCGGACGAGACACCCGAGGCGAGGTTCCGGATGCGGTCGATCACCTCGACCGGGTGCTCCGTGGCATGTGCCGACGGTGGGGAGGCAAACAAGAGACAAGCGGGCCGACACACTCGTGCCATAGCTCCGAGTTGAGGCACTTCTTCTCTGCAGACCACAGTGCACCATCGTAAGCAAAAAAACAAATTGATCCCGAAACCAACAACACATCATAGGGAAGCGAAACCTAGCCAGCAGGCACCGACACACTTCACATGTGGAGTCGTCCATTGCTGCGGCGAGGGAGAGCACCTAGGTCTGCTTGGTCTGCTCCTCCACCACCGACTCATTGATGgatgaggaagaggacgacatggccgccatcGTCGTCGCTTCTGCGGTCAGGAGAGGAGCGGACGGATCTCCAGTGCTTGGGCTTGGGCTACGCCGGTGGGGAGCGGTCCTCGACGATGTTGGGGGAGGGGCGGTGGAGGCAAAGGGAGGAGGGGAGGTGGAGAGAGCTCGCGTCGGTGGTGGAGGGTGATCCCGCATTGGGAGAGAACGCACAGAGGTGGGGCGGTTGCACACGGGGAGGCCGACACAGGGGGCAGCTCGCGTGGGGGATGTGGGGAGGCAGCGGCTGTAGACGGACAAGCGAGAGGAGGGGCGCTGGGCTGCACAGGGGCGCTGGGCTGCACGCTGGGAAGCTGGACCGCACGTCCAATTGCTGGGCTGCACGAACGACAGGACACAGGTGCTCGTATGAGATTTGTTTGATTAGTACCATATCGGTCACTGAGAGAGACGGAACGTAGCTTATAAGTGTTGTTGTGGACCATCCATTGTTCACAACTCCTCCAGCTCTAGTGCTACACTGAGGTGTGTCTTTTTGCTTTTGCGTGGGAGGGTGTGTACCGCCGTTGGGGGGCCCACTTGGCAGAACAGGTCCGGCCGCGGTGCCTGGATCAAATGCACGATAGAATGGAGGGCTTTAATCACAGAACGACAGAATGAACGGCTGAGATCACAGAACGGCAGAATGGACGGCTGAGATCACAGAATGGCAgaacggcaggctacccttaccgtcttaataagtagtagagatttgagACACCAGTTTGAgctattgttggagatgctctaaagaCCTGTAATTGGGTAACACGGATAAAATGATAGTACCTTCTTCTCTTGTTGTTGCATGTGAAAAAAGTAAGAGAAGGGTAAAAACGATAACGTAAACGCGTAGAAATAATACATGAAAGAACAAGCCAGGAAAATAACACATTTGTCAATTTTTATCTCCTTTATTGAACTCTTTCCCTAGTATTGTTACAAGCATTTGGCTAATTACACAACGTAGGTTACATATTACCTTCGAAGACAGAGCTCTCCAAAGCTTTGCGTGAGTGCGTGATTTCTTGATAAAAAAAAGTGTCATATGCATGGACACTGTTCACGTACACATGTGGGCACAAAGTTGTACATCTTAGTATAAAATTTGGATAAGATGGACTAGCTTTATAGTGGATTAGCTTAACCAATCACTTTTTGTAGATCAAGTTTTTATTCAAGGAAAGCATATCCATAATCTAGTTTATCAAAACTGTATGTAACCATAAAAACAATTGTCATAATGTAACCATTGTGTAGCCCATATGTAACCATTATGTAAAACAACTCTAATATGTGAGGGTAtgagctgctcttaaccgtgagcacgactgatatattagtttAAAAGATTACATACCTTTGCTACGAGTCGTGTTACCCATATGTTAGGGACTTAGGGGGTCATGAACCACATTCACCTCTTTCAAGGAAATATAATAGGTACACTACAAGACCTTTACAAAAACTCCCTGGAGTGTGGTCACTTGTTCTAGGTTTATCTTGTTGGAAAATACCAGAGTCCTCCTAGGTGATAAACAAGACATCAATAAACCAACTTGCACCCCTAGACAATATGTCCAATACCCCTTTGAAAGTCTCTCCTTAGACCATCTCCAGCAGTCTACCCATAGTTTATCAAAAACATTGTACTGTAGATTGCACTGTTctcagagtggagtttgaatatgggtatAGGGAAgggtaagctgctggagatagtcttATGACCCATTTAAACTAAGCATGCCACCACTCTAGTTCATTTAATTATTTAGCCATTATAAGGTCTTTTATCGAGACCATGGTCTTGATGTTGGAAGAGAAACTAGTAGGCACCTTAACCCCTAAGCCATTGACACACAACCTTCTCTATTCTCCAATAGTTTTTCATGCCTTCTAGGACAGGCTCTAGGAACACATCTATTTCTAAGTTTAGATACTTGGGTCCtaaaataaggatggttagcacaAGGTATTTGCACTTCTAACATATCTAGGGAGTTAGGTTGTAGATGGTAAGGATGACTGTCCAAGTGCTACGTGAGCTCACCAAATGAATCCATCCCATCGGTATTCAACACAATCTGACATTCCTCGGCTCAATGTCGAACTTTGGGAACATGGCATCGAAACACTTCCATTGCTGAGCATTGGCAGGGTGTCATAGCTTGCTTTCATCCTTCATGTGATCATAAGATGTATGATAGGACATGAACTAGGCATCCTTAGATACACATGATATAGTGGTTAGGGCAAGTATGTAACTTTTGAAGATTTAACATCACTGGTCGAACCAACTTCTTCGTTTGATAGGTATTGGCAGGAACTTTGTTATCCTTTAGAAGCATAAAACCAAGGATATGTAATGGCTCTTTGAAGCTACTGTTGGAGCAACCAAAAACAAACCTTTAGCATCAATATATAGAGATCAAAACATAGCATCTTACATTGCTTTGGACAATCCCCATAGAGTGGATCCTTTATTATCCTCTAGCCACATTAGGCTCCCAAACTGAAGGTCATCGTTTGTCAAGGCGATTAATTAATTTCTTAGAAAGCTCTACGTCCTTGTGGTCTAATAAGATCGACTCACCATGTTTCacactgttggtcacttgttctaaaatgctatgaatcaagaacaaggcaacacaattgttaaagattaaggatcTTCGTCTTCTGAAGTATTATCTCCACATGGGGATAATACCTGTCAGACGAAGATCAAGAAAGATTTGCCTTCATTATTTAATACACGAATAAGAATACGAAGGGACAAATATGAAAACTAGATcttattaattcatttatatttgtattccataaaacataaatgaatattcaatggtattaatattacattggtacattcggcttgctcgaaggcatGAATGCGAGAGAGCGATTACgaatcagcatgaacagtacggtggtactgttcatctatttataggcacgagacgccgcCCGGATGAaattactgagagcacctagaggtgggtgaataggtgatcctgtaaaattcaacactaaatagccacaaaacttggttatagaaatgttagtgcgactaagtagttgagaagcgaattcttgtggacaaaacaatcacagaaagatcaacacaagacacgcgatttttatcccgtggttcggccaagtaacacttgcctacttccacgttgtggcgtcccaatggacgagggttgcactcaacccctttcaagtgatccgatgatcaacttgaataccacagtttttcctttagatgattattcccgtttgcgaggaatctccacaagattggagtctctcacccttacaacaaagatcacaatgaaagcacggagtaaggttgggatgagcaacacacacaagacacaaatcgcagcacaactacgcacacaagtcacaacttgagctcaaaacataacgcacggagttcacaactcaaatggagctcaagtcactatctcaaagaatcgaatgcatgaagttggagtcttagaatgtttcttgttagcttgtgtatatcctccatgcgcctaggggtcccttttatagccccaaggcagctaggagccgttggaggccaacaaggaaggccatccttgccttctatcgagtggcgcaccggacagtccggtgcgccaccggacagtcactgtagacggtccggtgccgatctccttcctgttctggcgcagacgaccgttgcacctccgggccagttggcgcaccggacactatctggtgccccctgccgaccgttggtgcgggccacgcgtcgcccgcggattgcgcgaccgaccattgcgctggcgaccgttggctcaccggacagtccggtgaattatagccttaCGCCactgaacttttcccgagagcggccttttcaccggagtccagcctggcgcaccggacactgtccggtgcaccaccggacattccggtgtgccagactgagctgagcttCGGATGCACACAGCTAGTCTtttgcaatccttttcttttcttcttttttctgtttctaacacttagataactttattagtattcaaaaacaaatgtactaagtctagaaacatacctcatgtcttgatttgcactttttcaatctttggcacatttagaacttggagaatatgtgttgggcacttaatcaccaaaacattatagaaatggcccaaagcacatttccctttcaatctcccctttttggtgatttatgccaacacatccaaaagcaatcaaaaataagtgcaacatcaatgcaattgagaacaaaattgtctttgcacaggttttgacatatttggatcattctttgccaccacttggtttgtttttgcaaatcaaattcatttcccTATCTCTAATTCAACCTCACttgtgtggcagaaccacccgaattattccagcttaagtgcctaagtcacgccttaggggtcgtaacacacttaaatcggaataacctgtcagtccctcagatctagtctgatagagccacttaaccaggatcaaattccacaatctcactcgaaggtgagtcacaggagaaatacaataaaataggaaacctctaattaagtgctgaattattacataatcggagtttttgagtagcaaataagagttcacaaaataaaatgcagcggataatcgatgtcgtcggtatcgaggaaatgggcaaggcctagcccactactcctcgtgctcctctcctgccggagcagcatcccactcgaccgtctaacccggtggcagggtggtaggccaagtcacaccatcaaccatatcctgaagcgtacctgcaaaaattatgccacaagcaaggctgagtatactaatactcagctagacttacccggtgtgaggagtctactcctctacctctagactatgcagctgtttggctgaggggtttggtttgccaaaagcaataCATGTTTCTAAAattaatttttagcttttcaaattctagcatcattatcttagctaggtttgctccttctaagcatacatagtagcaagcatttagttcaatcaacaaattatctcatgtaacctcatttcacttcttactcgatgcagtacaaggggtcaagcagtctcattagctgcgagaagcaggcgattcgaatcgagttttatcctttcaaggtaaacctaaacacacgacatgtcagggtactctgaccctgcacatgacaaccgtccccatcgattccccgtttgcgtccaggcctcaccgccttggcatacaatactCTACTGACCCCAGCTGCTGccttgcagtggccgcacttgtacccaccatagctagcatgggagacccagactcaggtcgcatgagggataaagtccgcgcccggcttcactcaagtactaggtttaccggttaccatttttcccggcatgtgcttagtacgttcaaacgcttgactcaggtatccacacattaatccttaattccttttcccgtctcatggtcaagccatcctccctggatccaagtccatagactaacacagatcccgttatcaagatgaatacaatcaattcctgacctcgcgcgagtgctagaaaaatcactcgacttctaccgagatcctgattagcaagcagctactcgacctagcatactagtattcatctcaaaaaggaatcctaagttcatgcaactaaaggtttcaagcaactcctacacttaagtgcacattacaatcctacaagcattaagtgtagtaaagtagcatataataatacggttatgcatataaatcggggcttgccttcaatagctggggctgcggggagatcctcgatagcagcctcggaagtttgctcctggtcctcttcttggacagttccttgctcagggatgagcacgtactctccgtcggcgagattacaatctaatgaatgtaatgcgtaagatatatgcatgatatgatatgtgctttagtaatttcaacttttgatggtgtatgatctacttgagttagatagagttaaaccttacttatgtgagccttttgggtggtatacttggtaagttggatcaaacttagctaaggtaagtggtaggtttatttttggggttccactgaattctttttaagatctttagtgagaattgccaagaattcaagttggacttatttgagtgaggtttatttcttccttCCTTTTCTTCATTCTCTTtaagttttggagtgggtttgaactacatgttaccttaataaatttccaaaaattctgtaaaaattacagtactggtgtatagttct contains these protein-coding regions:
- the LOC103632129 gene encoding MADS-box transcription factor 31; translated protein: MGRGKVELKKIENPTNRQVTFSKRRMGLFKKANEVAILCDAQIGVIIFSGSGRMYEYSSPPWRIASVFDRYLKAPSTRFEEMDIQQKIVQEMTRMNDERNRLRMIMAQYMAEDLASFSVQDLSNLEQQIEFSLYKVRLRKQELLDQ